One Tunturibacter gelidoferens genomic region harbors:
- a CDS encoding class I SAM-dependent methyltransferase, whose translation MRSLFGGSDSTSTQRSGDTGRIPRHSSGWKELLKHLQTQESLRILDIGPTSSTNINYITSLGHSIYMASVVDEASKPEWLTPGEEGQEPKFDVDRFLESNLNFSGRVFDVVIFWDTADYLPEPLIGPVLSRIHKVLQPGGLMLAFFHQTSSPETFFCRYHLTDTDVVEMQRAGNYPLLNIFNNRKIENLLSEFSNFRFFLAKDSLREVIITR comes from the coding sequence ATGCGCAGCCTTTTCGGCGGTAGCGATAGTACAAGTACTCAACGAAGTGGCGACACCGGTCGTATTCCGCGTCACTCCAGCGGGTGGAAAGAGCTGTTGAAGCATCTCCAGACGCAGGAATCACTGCGCATCCTCGACATCGGACCAACGTCGTCCACCAACATCAACTACATCACCAGCCTCGGCCACAGCATCTATATGGCGAGCGTTGTAGACGAAGCCTCCAAACCGGAGTGGCTTACTCCCGGCGAAGAGGGGCAGGAACCTAAGTTTGATGTGGATCGTTTTCTCGAGAGCAATCTCAATTTTTCCGGTCGCGTGTTCGACGTCGTCATCTTTTGGGACACGGCGGACTATCTGCCCGAACCCCTGATAGGGCCTGTACTATCCCGTATCCACAAGGTGCTGCAACCGGGAGGCCTTATGCTTGCTTTCTTTCACCAGACAAGCAGTCCCGAGACCTTCTTCTGTCGATATCATCTGACCGATACCGATGTAGTTGAGATGCAGCGTGCAGGAAACTATCCATTGCTTAACATCTTCAACAATCGCAAGATCGAAAACCTGCTCAGCGAGTTTAGTAATTTCCGATTTTTCCTCGCAAAAGACAGTCTTCGCGAGGTCATTATCACCCGGTAA
- the mazG gene encoding nucleoside triphosphate pyrophosphohydrolase has protein sequence MARLRAPDGCPWDREQTFDSIKRHTLEETYEVFDAIERHAWPDLKDELGDLLLQVLFYAQMASEAGYFTIQDVAENLNTKLIRRHPHIFADAEATDSNAVLRNWEKIKQTEKKGSASTQTSMLDDIPRSMPAVMEAGKLGSRAAKVGFDWPNPDGLFDKLHEEIGELKAELDPALAASSMTAIEAELGDILFTVVNLARHLRVDPESALRATNAKFRRRFAAMESAAGNSAALAASTPEQLEILWNQAKNASTEPTRS, from the coding sequence ATGGCACGTCTGCGCGCACCCGATGGTTGCCCCTGGGATCGCGAGCAGACCTTCGACTCCATCAAGCGACATACGCTTGAGGAGACCTACGAGGTCTTCGATGCTATCGAGCGCCACGCGTGGCCCGACCTTAAGGATGAGCTCGGCGATCTCCTCCTCCAGGTGCTCTTCTACGCTCAGATGGCCTCCGAGGCGGGCTACTTCACGATCCAGGATGTAGCTGAAAATCTGAACACGAAGTTGATTCGCCGCCATCCGCACATCTTTGCCGACGCTGAGGCGACTGATTCCAACGCCGTTCTGCGCAACTGGGAAAAGATCAAACAGACTGAAAAGAAGGGATCTGCATCCACGCAAACCTCCATGCTCGACGATATCCCTCGCTCGATGCCGGCCGTTATGGAAGCGGGCAAACTCGGCTCCCGCGCCGCAAAAGTAGGATTTGACTGGCCCAACCCGGACGGACTCTTCGACAAGCTGCACGAGGAGATCGGCGAACTCAAGGCCGAGTTGGATCCCGCCTTAGCCGCAAGCTCCATGACCGCAATCGAAGCAGAGCTGGGAGACATTCTCTTCACGGTCGTCAACCTCGCCCGACACCTCAGGGTCGACCCCGAATCTGCCCTGCGTGCTACGAATGCAAAGTTTCGCCGCCGCTTCGCCGCAATGGAGTCTGCTGCAGGCAATAGCGCTGCGCTGGCGGCTTCCACCCCGGAGCAGCTCGAAATACTATGGAACCAAGCTAAGAACGCCTCTACCGAACCGACAAGGTCATGA
- the menC gene encoding o-succinylbenzoate synthase translates to MLNIDAIHLREINLPLAHPFETSFGITTSRRILLIELESEGLTAWGECVAGEHPYFSDETIDTAWIITESELAPRLLEADVERGGDCPNIFRQVRGHRMAKAALENAVWDLEAQARRVSLAELLGGTRGVIPCGVSIGIQPSPDHLMDKIATELAAGYQRIKLKCKPGWDVNIFEAVRDRWPDITLSCDANSAYRMKDLENIVDWDRFNLLMIEQPLWYDDFYFHSMLQKRLETAICLDESIRNRRDALAAIDMESCRIINIKVGRVGGFSEAVAVHNAAEERGIPVWCGGMLETGIGRSHNIALASLPNFSLPGDVSASSRYWAQDIIEPQVTVSAKGEIAVPTTIGRGFEVQRDRVESLTVRRQTLHAKARVTA, encoded by the coding sequence ATGCTCAACATCGATGCGATTCACCTCCGAGAGATCAACCTGCCCTTAGCTCATCCCTTCGAGACCAGCTTCGGCATCACCACCAGCCGCCGTATCCTCCTGATCGAACTGGAATCCGAAGGCCTCACCGCGTGGGGAGAGTGCGTCGCCGGTGAACACCCCTACTTCAGCGACGAGACCATCGACACAGCCTGGATCATCACCGAGTCTGAGCTTGCCCCGCGTCTGCTCGAAGCTGATGTGGAACGCGGCGGGGACTGCCCGAACATCTTCAGGCAAGTCCGCGGCCATCGCATGGCCAAGGCCGCGCTCGAAAACGCAGTATGGGACCTCGAAGCGCAGGCTAGGCGCGTCTCCCTGGCTGAACTCCTTGGCGGGACACGCGGCGTCATCCCCTGCGGAGTCTCGATTGGCATTCAACCCTCGCCCGACCATCTGATGGACAAAATCGCCACCGAACTCGCGGCAGGCTACCAGCGCATCAAGCTGAAATGCAAGCCAGGCTGGGACGTCAATATCTTCGAAGCCGTCCGCGACCGGTGGCCCGACATCACCCTCAGTTGCGATGCCAACTCCGCCTACCGCATGAAGGACCTTGAAAATATCGTCGACTGGGACCGCTTCAACCTGCTCATGATCGAGCAGCCCCTCTGGTACGACGACTTCTACTTCCACTCCATGCTGCAGAAGCGCCTGGAAACCGCAATCTGCCTCGATGAATCCATCCGCAACCGACGCGACGCTCTCGCTGCGATCGACATGGAGTCCTGCCGCATCATCAACATCAAAGTCGGCCGTGTCGGTGGTTTCAGCGAGGCCGTCGCCGTTCACAACGCGGCAGAGGAACGCGGGATCCCCGTCTGGTGTGGCGGCATGCTGGAGACTGGTATTGGTCGATCCCACAACATCGCCCTCGCATCCCTGCCCAACTTCTCTCTTCCCGGCGACGTCTCCGCCTCCAGCCGCTATTGGGCACAGGACATCATCGAGCCACAGGTCACCGTCAGTGCCAAGGGCGAGATCGCGGTACCAACCACGATTGGCAGAGGCTTCGAAGTACAGCGCGACCGCGTCGAGTCCCTCACTGTGCGCCGACAAACACTCCACGCCAAGGCTCGTGTAACAGCGTGA
- a CDS encoding bactofilin family protein yields MKPAEGSTVIGKSVVIRGELSGDEDLYIDGDIEGTITLKESGLTIGPNARVRADISVRDVTVFGHLTGNVQATGRVDLRQSAIVNGDILAGRLCIEESAILKGSVELKANSEGKPKSSTPVATHSAPVESGAPLFSQPQA; encoded by the coding sequence ATGAAACCAGCAGAGGGTTCCACCGTCATCGGTAAGTCGGTCGTCATCCGCGGAGAACTCTCCGGCGATGAAGACCTCTACATCGACGGAGACATTGAAGGGACCATCACTCTCAAAGAGAGCGGTTTGACCATAGGACCCAACGCTCGGGTACGGGCCGACATCAGCGTCCGCGATGTCACCGTCTTCGGTCATCTTACCGGCAACGTTCAAGCGACGGGTCGCGTCGACCTGCGCCAGTCAGCAATCGTAAACGGAGATATCCTTGCCGGCAGGCTCTGCATTGAAGAGAGCGCGATCTTGAAGGGAAGCGTCGAACTCAAAGCAAACTCTGAAGGGAAGCCGAAGTCCTCAACTCCAGTTGCGACGCACTCCGCCCCAGTCGAGTCGGGCGCTCCTCTGTTCTCTCAACCACAGGCCTAG
- a CDS encoding APC family permease: MPNSKSELPRVLNASHATSIVVGIIIGSGIFLVPREMMAAVGSSRMVYVVWIVGGLLSLFGAMTYAEIAAARPRYGGEYAFLREAYGDLTGFLYMWTQITVAKPASLATIAAGLARVLGTFAVFSFFARPAFLHLFWGQIFAIMVTWLIAILNIIGTRRSANVQLLLTWLKGLLILVIAGFCFGAAGQHGSWHNFSTDFTGARGGFTGFMIALVAALWAYDGWSDVVTMAGEVQKPQRSMPLALVGGVAIVGALYMLTNAAIQYVLPAATIAAADRPAADAMRLVAGPWGATLVSIGMAVSICATFVGSSLSGARVPFAAARDGLFFKQLAHVNSRFQTPSTALILQAVLSSLLLLAIGKFQALFSLAIFGEWLFYMLTASTIFVFRRREPHIARPYSIWGYPVLPALFILAAAVLLVFSFADQPRNSLVGTGIILLGVPLHYLLQRRRTA; the protein is encoded by the coding sequence ATGCCAAACAGCAAGTCCGAACTACCTCGCGTTCTAAACGCGTCCCACGCGACTTCCATCGTCGTGGGCATCATTATCGGAAGCGGCATTTTTCTGGTGCCGCGGGAGATGATGGCTGCGGTGGGCTCGTCTCGCATGGTTTACGTGGTCTGGATTGTGGGGGGCCTGCTCTCACTCTTTGGCGCCATGACCTATGCGGAGATCGCTGCCGCTAGACCGCGGTACGGCGGCGAATATGCTTTTCTGCGCGAGGCCTACGGGGATCTGACCGGCTTCCTCTACATGTGGACCCAGATTACGGTGGCCAAGCCTGCTTCGCTTGCTACCATCGCCGCCGGCCTGGCGCGGGTGTTGGGTACCTTCGCAGTCTTCAGCTTCTTTGCGCGTCCAGCTTTCCTCCATCTTTTCTGGGGACAGATCTTTGCCATCATGGTGACGTGGCTCATCGCCATACTCAACATTATCGGGACGAGAAGATCTGCCAACGTGCAGCTTCTGCTCACGTGGCTCAAGGGACTGCTGATTCTCGTGATTGCGGGTTTCTGCTTTGGAGCCGCAGGCCAACATGGCTCGTGGCACAACTTCAGCACAGACTTCACAGGAGCACGCGGAGGTTTTACTGGGTTCATGATTGCGTTGGTCGCCGCACTATGGGCCTATGACGGGTGGAGCGATGTCGTAACCATGGCGGGCGAGGTTCAGAAGCCGCAGCGCAGCATGCCGCTCGCGTTGGTTGGAGGCGTTGCCATCGTCGGTGCGCTTTACATGCTGACCAACGCTGCCATCCAATACGTATTGCCCGCAGCAACCATCGCCGCAGCGGATCGACCTGCAGCCGATGCGATGCGACTAGTCGCCGGACCGTGGGGAGCAACCCTGGTGTCGATCGGGATGGCAGTCAGTATCTGCGCGACCTTTGTGGGATCTTCGCTCTCCGGTGCGCGCGTTCCGTTCGCAGCGGCCCGCGATGGCCTATTTTTCAAGCAGCTTGCGCATGTCAACTCACGGTTTCAAACGCCGTCGACTGCGTTGATCCTTCAGGCCGTTCTGAGTTCACTGCTGCTACTTGCGATTGGAAAGTTTCAGGCGCTCTTTTCGCTGGCCATCTTCGGCGAGTGGCTGTTCTACATGCTCACAGCCAGTACGATCTTTGTGTTTCGCCGTCGCGAGCCACACATAGCGCGTCCGTATAGCATCTGGGGATACCCGGTTCTGCCGGCCCTTTTCATCCTCGCGGCCGCGGTCCTGTTGGTCTTTTCGTTTGCAGATCAGCCGCGGAACTCCCTTGTTGGAACCGGGATCATCCTGCTTGGAGTTCCGCTGCACTATCTCCTGCAACGAAGACGAACAGCCTAA
- the glgA gene encoding glycogen synthase GlgA, whose amino-acid sequence MHIVFAASECSPWAKLGGMADVVSALPRTLAKLGHRVSVFLPYYRQVAKAVPNPPVVLPSVTIPFPSYNRFVRILDGGIKGGVQTYFIDCAELFDRENFYDTPSGDYPDNAERFGLLCRAVIEASKMLGIPDVFHVHDWQAAMLPVMLGSIYYFDPVLRHVPSVLTIHNAGHQGVFPPQTIETLLLPWDLFTVEKLAHYDKVDFLKGGVLYADAITTVSRRYAEELQTSEFGNGLDGVFRQRSGDLLGITNGIDTDEWNPATDSHIAAHYTAENLAGKKECRRDLLHAYGLENVNDDTAIIGVVSRFATQKGFDFIVEIMDRLVQEDMVLVILGNGEEYYERLLGEMADRHPGKVRVQVKFDNVMAHKIEAGADIFLMPSRYEPGGLNQLYSLKYGTIPVVRATGGLDDTIDEQPNGGGNGFKFWGYSAGALFDALKRALETFRNKQEWHQMMQRGMAQDFSWDKPAAEYVRVYERVIENRS is encoded by the coding sequence ATGCATATTGTTTTCGCAGCATCGGAGTGTTCCCCCTGGGCCAAGTTGGGCGGTATGGCAGATGTCGTGAGCGCGCTCCCACGTACACTGGCCAAACTCGGTCATCGCGTCAGTGTCTTTCTGCCCTACTACCGGCAGGTCGCGAAGGCTGTACCGAACCCTCCGGTGGTACTGCCCAGTGTCACGATTCCTTTCCCGTCCTATAACCGCTTCGTGCGTATTCTCGACGGTGGAATCAAGGGCGGAGTCCAGACTTACTTTATCGATTGCGCCGAATTATTCGATCGCGAGAACTTCTATGACACCCCCTCTGGCGATTACCCCGACAACGCGGAACGCTTCGGGCTGCTCTGCCGCGCCGTTATCGAAGCCTCAAAGATGCTCGGCATTCCTGACGTCTTCCACGTTCATGATTGGCAGGCGGCGATGCTCCCGGTCATGCTCGGCTCCATCTACTACTTCGATCCCGTCCTGCGCCACGTTCCATCGGTCTTGACCATCCACAATGCCGGACATCAGGGGGTGTTTCCTCCGCAGACCATCGAAACCCTGCTCCTCCCCTGGGATTTATTCACTGTTGAGAAACTCGCACACTATGACAAAGTCGACTTCCTGAAAGGCGGCGTCTTGTATGCAGATGCCATCACTACGGTCAGCCGTAGGTATGCCGAAGAGCTCCAGACGAGCGAGTTTGGCAACGGGCTTGACGGAGTCTTTCGGCAACGTAGCGGAGATCTCCTCGGAATAACGAACGGCATCGACACCGACGAGTGGAATCCGGCGACCGACTCACACATTGCAGCGCACTACACGGCTGAAAACCTTGCCGGCAAGAAAGAGTGCCGTCGAGATTTGCTTCATGCTTACGGGCTGGAAAATGTCAATGACGACACCGCCATCATCGGAGTCGTCTCCCGCTTCGCCACGCAAAAGGGCTTCGACTTTATCGTCGAGATCATGGATCGTTTGGTGCAGGAGGACATGGTGCTGGTGATCCTGGGCAACGGCGAAGAGTACTACGAACGCCTCCTGGGGGAGATGGCCGACCGCCATCCCGGCAAGGTGCGCGTGCAGGTTAAATTCGACAATGTAATGGCGCACAAGATCGAGGCGGGGGCCGACATCTTCCTGATGCCCTCCCGGTATGAACCCGGCGGTCTAAACCAGCTTTACAGCCTCAAGTACGGTACGATCCCGGTTGTCCGGGCCACTGGCGGTCTTGACGACACGATCGATGAGCAGCCTAACGGCGGCGGTAATGGCTTCAAATTCTGGGGCTACAGTGCGGGGGCACTCTTCGATGCGCTCAAGCGCGCTCTTGAAACCTTCCGGAATAAACAGGAATGGCATCAAATGATGCAGAGAGGTATGGCGCAGGACTTCTCCTGGGATAAGCCGGCGGCCGAATACGTGCGCGTCTATGAGCGGGTTATCGAGAATCGCAGTTAG
- the ypfJ gene encoding KPN_02809 family neutral zinc metallopeptidase, giving the protein MDWTPGGGLSGDIEDRRGSSGGGGGGFGGGGIGIVGFLILLVVSLVTGRNYIGSYLSGHSASPSYTQQSAPSAANRPPTTESPQEKRAAQLVSWTLDDVQNTWTKLLPTQTGKNYQRSTLVLFRGRTYSGCGTAQSQSGPFYCPADEKVYIDLSFWDELRRLGGSNADFAQAYVVAHELGHHVQDLLGIEGKVRQLSGQNPSERNRLSVDLELQADCFAGVWAHSTAQRNIVHDSDITAGLQAAAAVGDDHIQRLERGTVSPESFTHGSSAQRVGWFKRGFQQGTIAACNTFKFGGAVPPTDSAE; this is encoded by the coding sequence ATGGACTGGACACCTGGCGGCGGACTCAGCGGCGACATTGAAGACAGACGTGGTTCTTCCGGAGGCGGTGGTGGAGGCTTTGGTGGCGGTGGGATTGGGATCGTCGGCTTTTTGATCCTGCTTGTCGTCAGCCTGGTCACGGGCCGCAACTATATCGGCAGCTATCTCTCCGGCCATAGCGCGTCGCCATCCTACACGCAACAGAGTGCGCCTTCCGCAGCCAACCGCCCGCCGACAACTGAATCGCCTCAGGAGAAGAGAGCGGCGCAGCTCGTCTCCTGGACGTTGGATGATGTGCAGAACACCTGGACGAAGCTTCTCCCCACGCAAACAGGCAAAAACTACCAGCGCTCGACGCTCGTGCTCTTTCGCGGTCGTACTTACTCAGGCTGTGGCACCGCTCAGTCGCAGAGCGGACCTTTCTACTGTCCAGCGGACGAGAAGGTTTACATCGACCTTAGTTTTTGGGATGAGCTGAGACGCCTTGGGGGCAGCAACGCTGACTTTGCCCAGGCCTACGTCGTCGCTCACGAGTTAGGCCACCATGTGCAGGACCTTCTCGGGATCGAAGGGAAGGTGCGGCAGCTATCAGGTCAAAATCCTTCGGAGAGGAATCGCCTCTCTGTCGATCTTGAACTGCAGGCAGACTGTTTCGCAGGCGTGTGGGCCCACAGCACGGCGCAACGCAACATCGTTCACGACTCCGATATCACCGCTGGTCTGCAAGCCGCGGCCGCAGTTGGCGACGACCATATTCAACGCCTGGAGCGAGGCACGGTGAGCCCGGAGAGCTTCACCCACGGATCGTCGGCGCAACGCGTCGGCTGGTTCAAACGAGGATTCCAGCAGGGAACGATCGCAGCCTGCAATACCTTCAAATTCGGTGGTGCAGTACCGCCGACCGACAGCGCCGAATAA
- a CDS encoding DUF3311 domain-containing protein, whose protein sequence is MLLLLLPYLGLCFPIVYARSTPALWGFPFFYWYQFAWVILASVLLAIVYRKLKT, encoded by the coding sequence GTGCTACTGCTCCTACTGCCTTATCTTGGACTGTGTTTCCCGATCGTCTATGCGCGTTCAACACCGGCGCTCTGGGGCTTTCCGTTTTTCTATTGGTATCAGTTTGCGTGGGTCATCCTGGCCTCTGTGCTTTTGGCTATCGTCTATCGCAAACTCAAAACGTAG
- a CDS encoding GNAT family N-acetyltransferase has translation MNASPQTAIHIQSLTSLEHFERCVVLQLEVWGYSDGDVIPRRVFVVAQRIGGQVLGAFAGDTLVGFAMSLPGYREGKSYLHSHMLAVLPQYRNAGIGRRLKLAQRDEAIARGFDLMEWTFDPLEIRNSHLNISRLGAIVRRYQADFYGPSSSPLQGGLPTDRLYAEWWLRSRHVTDLLKGEPQSQPILERITVPHTIYQWKQDPQQRGLARTLQSNNRTALESAFQRGLAVVGYERDTQGNGSFLLGPWNNTSEI, from the coding sequence ATGAACGCCAGTCCTCAGACAGCTATCCACATCCAATCCCTTACCAGCCTCGAACACTTTGAGCGCTGCGTCGTCCTCCAGCTCGAAGTCTGGGGCTACAGTGACGGCGATGTGATCCCCCGGCGGGTCTTCGTAGTTGCACAGCGCATCGGCGGGCAGGTGCTGGGAGCTTTCGCTGGCGATACCCTCGTCGGATTCGCTATGTCCCTCCCTGGCTACCGCGAAGGCAAGTCTTATCTCCACTCCCACATGCTCGCCGTCCTCCCGCAGTATCGCAACGCGGGCATCGGCCGCCGGCTCAAGCTCGCCCAGCGCGACGAGGCCATCGCCCGCGGCTTCGACCTGATGGAGTGGACCTTCGATCCTCTGGAGATCAGGAACTCTCATCTGAACATCAGCCGGCTCGGCGCTATCGTTCGACGCTACCAGGCCGACTTTTACGGGCCTTCCTCCTCCCCGTTGCAGGGTGGCCTCCCGACCGATAGGCTATACGCGGAGTGGTGGCTGCGCTCCCGGCACGTAACCGATCTGCTAAAAGGCGAGCCTCAGTCCCAGCCGATTCTTGAACGCATCACGGTCCCGCACACCATCTACCAATGGAAGCAGGACCCTCAGCAACGAGGCCTCGCCAGAACCCTCCAGAGCAACAACCGGACGGCCCTCGAATCGGCGTTTCAACGCGGATTGGCCGTCGTCGGGTACGAACGGGATACACAGGGCAACGGCAGCTTCCTCCTCGGTCCCTGGAATAACACCTCGGAGATCTGA
- a CDS encoding OmpA family protein: protein MSSNTYRDMKRKSACTAALASALALTFTVGCSTKNYVRSQTTPIIQQTNDLDTKTAADHRNIVDTDERAKTGIAGAQSAANTADQHALAAGQSADAANQSAKEAYNRVDSLSGVVANLDNYKQISDVSVTFAFDKYVLTAADKKQLDDLAANLTSTRGYILEVTGGTDSVGDAAYNYQLSQHRADAVVNYLSSKYNIPPHKFYLIGIGKDQQVASDSTAAGRAKNRRVDIKLMTNMNNDQPSTASSAKPNGQM, encoded by the coding sequence ATGAGCTCCAATACATATAGGGACATGAAAAGAAAATCTGCCTGCACCGCCGCTTTAGCCAGTGCTCTAGCCCTCACGTTTACGGTAGGTTGCTCCACCAAAAACTACGTCCGCTCCCAGACCACCCCCATCATCCAACAAACCAACGACCTGGACACCAAGACCGCCGCTGATCACCGCAATATTGTCGACACGGACGAGCGCGCCAAGACCGGAATCGCCGGCGCACAGTCTGCAGCGAACACAGCCGACCAGCACGCCCTTGCAGCAGGCCAATCTGCAGATGCTGCGAATCAATCCGCGAAGGAAGCGTATAACCGGGTCGACAGTCTCAGTGGCGTCGTAGCCAACCTGGACAACTACAAGCAGATCTCCGACGTGAGCGTTACCTTTGCGTTCGATAAGTACGTTCTCACCGCCGCTGATAAAAAGCAGCTCGATGACCTGGCGGCAAACCTCACCAGTACTCGCGGTTACATCCTTGAGGTGACCGGCGGGACAGACTCAGTCGGCGATGCGGCCTATAACTACCAGCTTAGCCAGCATCGTGCGGATGCCGTCGTCAACTATCTATCGTCGAAGTACAACATCCCGCCTCATAAGTTCTACTTGATTGGCATCGGGAAGGACCAGCAGGTCGCAAGTGACAGCACAGCAGCAGGTCGCGCAAAGAATCGTCGTGTCGACATCAAGCTGATGACGAACATGAACAACGACCAGCCGAGTACTGCTTCCTCCGCGAAACCAAACGGCCAGATGTAG
- the uvrC gene encoding excinuclease ABC subunit UvrC, whose translation MDLHQKIRTLPTQPGCYLYKNAEGEVIYVGKAKNLRARVRSYFLEASQANAKTGTLMREAVDVEYITVANEHEALALENNLIKQKKPRFNILLRDDKTYPYIKLTMNDRYPKVFVTRRLRKDGGAYYGPYFPGNLAYRLVDLIHRSFLIPSCKVDLSRYHPRACLQYYIKRCLGPCLEGLTTPEAYRQTIRDVQLFLEGRPNELELSLTKRMEAAAEAEQFEMAARLRDQIVTVHQMQDKQRMASADNEDADVFGYHYENEMLAVNLFHMRNGKIVDRRDFFWEDLPESLLDAATEAVAEVEELEALPRMEPDPAAPAPEIGEGIAIVQHAAVSELGGTFSPGVFFSALLKQIYLDQSYVPRSILVPVEFPDRALLAEALTERTGKRIEILAPQRGEKRSLVDLVCQNAKQSYDQRFRVLQPGMKAIQEALQDALTLEELPRRIECFDISHIQGAETVASMVVWEDGAMKKSDYRKFQVKTVTGVDDFASMREVIQRRYKRLQEDKKPFPSLILIDGGLGQLNAAYSALEEIGVTLQPLASIAKKEEIIYVYGQENEPVVLDRRSPVLHLMQKIRDESHRFAVTYHRKRRQMRDRDSELLSIPGVGPRTRQRLIEHFGSVRGIKQAGPDALTAVVNTATAERIRNYFAAEASGNAVLPVLNEAS comes from the coding sequence ATGGATCTTCATCAGAAAATTCGCACTCTCCCCACTCAGCCAGGCTGCTATCTCTACAAAAATGCCGAAGGGGAGGTCATCTACGTCGGTAAGGCGAAAAACCTTCGTGCACGGGTGCGCTCGTATTTCCTGGAGGCGTCTCAGGCTAACGCCAAGACGGGCACCCTGATGCGCGAGGCCGTCGATGTGGAGTACATCACGGTTGCCAATGAGCACGAGGCGCTGGCGCTGGAAAACAATCTCATCAAGCAGAAGAAGCCCCGCTTCAACATTCTGCTGCGCGATGACAAGACCTACCCCTACATCAAGCTGACGATGAACGATCGTTACCCGAAGGTCTTTGTGACGCGTAGGTTGCGCAAGGATGGAGGGGCCTACTACGGTCCTTATTTCCCGGGCAATCTGGCTTATCGACTGGTTGATCTGATTCATCGGAGCTTTTTGATTCCCAGCTGCAAGGTTGACCTGTCGCGATATCATCCGCGGGCGTGCCTGCAGTACTACATCAAGCGCTGCCTGGGGCCATGTCTCGAAGGGCTGACGACGCCCGAGGCCTATCGACAGACCATTCGTGACGTGCAGCTCTTTCTGGAGGGAAGGCCCAACGAGCTCGAGCTGTCGCTGACAAAGCGGATGGAAGCGGCGGCGGAGGCAGAGCAGTTTGAGATGGCTGCTCGACTGCGAGATCAGATCGTTACCGTACACCAGATGCAGGACAAACAGCGCATGGCGAGCGCCGATAATGAGGACGCGGACGTATTCGGTTATCACTACGAGAACGAGATGTTGGCGGTGAATCTTTTTCACATGCGCAACGGAAAGATCGTGGATCGCCGCGACTTCTTCTGGGAGGATCTGCCGGAGTCCTTGCTGGATGCTGCGACGGAGGCTGTCGCCGAGGTCGAGGAACTGGAGGCGCTGCCTCGCATGGAGCCTGACCCTGCTGCGCCGGCACCTGAGATCGGCGAGGGTATCGCCATCGTGCAGCATGCCGCGGTATCGGAGCTGGGAGGCACTTTCAGTCCTGGAGTATTTTTCTCTGCGCTTCTGAAACAGATTTATCTCGATCAGAGTTATGTACCGCGATCGATTCTCGTGCCCGTCGAGTTTCCTGACCGAGCGCTATTGGCTGAGGCTCTGACGGAGCGGACAGGCAAACGTATTGAGATTCTTGCACCGCAGCGTGGTGAAAAACGCTCCCTCGTCGATCTTGTCTGTCAGAATGCGAAGCAATCGTATGATCAGCGATTCCGCGTGTTGCAACCTGGGATGAAGGCGATCCAAGAGGCGCTGCAGGATGCGCTCACGCTCGAGGAACTGCCGCGCAGGATCGAGTGCTTCGACATCTCGCACATTCAAGGCGCCGAGACGGTGGCTTCCATGGTGGTGTGGGAGGATGGCGCGATGAAGAAGTCCGACTACCGGAAGTTTCAGGTGAAGACGGTTACGGGCGTCGACGATTTCGCGAGCATGCGCGAGGTCATTCAGCGTCGCTACAAACGGTTACAGGAAGATAAGAAGCCGTTCCCTTCCCTGATCCTGATCGATGGAGGATTAGGGCAGTTGAACGCAGCCTATTCGGCGCTCGAGGAGATCGGGGTCACGTTGCAGCCCTTGGCATCAATCGCGAAAAAAGAGGAGATTATTTACGTGTACGGACAGGAGAATGAACCGGTCGTGCTGGATCGCCGGTCTCCCGTGCTGCACCTGATGCAGAAGATTCGCGACGAAAGCCATCGATTCGCCGTGACCTATCATCGCAAGCGGCGCCAGATGCGCGACCGGGATAGTGAGTTGTTGTCGATACCCGGTGTTGGGCCGAGAACTCGTCAACGATTGATCGAACACTTCGGCAGCGTGCGTGGGATCAAGCAGGCTGGTCCGGACGCGCTCACTGCAGTAGTGAATACCGCAACTGCTGAGCGAATTCGCAACTACTTTGCCGCGGAGGCGTCTGGCAATGCGGTGTTGCCCGTATTGAACGAAGCGTCGTGA